A single window of Rubripirellula lacrimiformis DNA harbors:
- a CDS encoding sigma-54-dependent transcriptional regulator, translating into MPSDSDAANPFDPAVLKLLVVDNEAAHARAMTESLEKVGYRCEVATSGPEAAKLIQRETYDIVITDMVMNDVDGMKILNLAKERLPDCEVVMVTGHATVPIAVEAMQKGAFNFLEKPITPARLRAIAEKAANAVFLRRENTELHQRLDERFGFEGIIYTSKKMQDVIDRVRRIAATDATVLITGENGTGKEVIAQAIHQNSPRRAKRIVAMNTGAIAENLVESELFGHVKGSFTGAVSDREGAFQYANGGTLFLDEVGDMPMATQIKLLRVLEENQITRVGDNKTIKVNVRLISATNRPLEDMIEAGTFRRDLYHRLKVVTIELPALRERREDVVPLMDSFRKMFLRRHDKPSTHFTPAVTKRFFAYDWPGNVRQLRNFVETMVVLDTDGKLDIDDLPPELVDTDSDAAVDSDLAMPMVGGNSDLIGKSLSVIERWAIEETLKLTGDNREEAAKILGIGARTLYRRLDQYKKPGDGTDQVDESDREDDHDD; encoded by the coding sequence ATGCCATCCGATTCCGACGCCGCCAACCCCTTTGACCCAGCCGTTCTGAAACTGCTGGTCGTCGATAACGAAGCGGCACACGCACGTGCGATGACAGAGAGTTTGGAAAAGGTTGGCTATCGGTGCGAGGTCGCAACCAGTGGCCCCGAAGCGGCCAAACTGATCCAACGCGAAACCTACGATATCGTGATCACCGACATGGTGATGAACGACGTGGACGGCATGAAGATCCTGAACCTGGCCAAGGAGCGGTTGCCGGACTGCGAGGTCGTGATGGTGACCGGACATGCCACCGTTCCGATCGCCGTCGAAGCGATGCAGAAGGGTGCGTTCAATTTCTTAGAAAAACCGATCACGCCGGCCCGTTTGCGAGCGATCGCCGAGAAGGCTGCCAATGCCGTTTTCCTGCGCCGCGAAAACACCGAACTGCATCAACGGCTAGATGAACGCTTCGGTTTCGAAGGCATCATCTACACCAGCAAGAAAATGCAGGACGTGATCGATCGCGTCCGCCGAATTGCCGCTACCGATGCCACGGTCTTGATCACCGGCGAAAACGGTACCGGCAAAGAAGTCATCGCCCAAGCGATCCACCAAAACAGCCCGCGACGCGCCAAACGCATCGTCGCGATGAACACGGGTGCGATCGCCGAAAACTTGGTCGAAAGCGAACTATTCGGACACGTCAAAGGATCCTTTACCGGCGCCGTATCCGACCGCGAAGGTGCGTTCCAGTATGCCAACGGCGGCACTCTGTTCCTGGACGAAGTCGGCGACATGCCGATGGCGACCCAGATCAAATTGCTGCGTGTGCTAGAAGAAAACCAGATCACTCGAGTCGGCGACAACAAGACGATCAAGGTCAACGTACGGCTGATCTCGGCCACCAACCGGCCGCTGGAAGACATGATCGAAGCCGGCACGTTCCGCCGCGACCTGTACCACCGTTTGAAGGTCGTGACGATCGAACTGCCTGCCCTGCGTGAACGCCGCGAGGATGTTGTTCCGTTGATGGACAGTTTCCGCAAGATGTTCCTGCGACGCCACGACAAGCCATCCACGCATTTCACACCGGCGGTCACCAAGCGTTTCTTTGCCTACGATTGGCCCGGCAATGTTCGTCAGCTACGTAACTTTGTCGAAACCATGGTCGTGCTGGACACCGACGGAAAGCTAGACATCGACGACCTGCCGCCTGAATTGGTGGACACCGATTCGGATGCGGCTGTGGACAGCGATTTGGCGATGCCGATGGTCGGCGGCAATAGCGACCTGATCGGGAAAAGCCTTAGCGTGATCGAGCGTTGGGCGATCGAGGAAACCTTGAAACTGACCGGCGACAACCGCGAAGAAGCCGCCAAGATTCTGGGGATTGGTGCCCGCACGCTCTACCGCCGCCTGGACCAATACAAGAAACCCGGTGACGGCACCGACCAGGTGGATGAATCCGATCGCGAAGACGATCACGACGACTGA
- a CDS encoding PaaI family thioesterase translates to MSGKPDRFDDAPISRLVGFDVLPNDDGDDVGVARVQIKCTHHHHNPMQRVHGGLIAALADAAMGIAFGRTLMDDQDFSTIEMKVNFIRPVRDGMIIAKARVVERGLRIGFVDCEITTLRGKRVATATSTCTVVSK, encoded by the coding sequence GTGTCTGGAAAACCTGATCGATTCGACGATGCACCGATCTCTCGTTTGGTCGGCTTCGATGTTTTGCCGAACGATGATGGTGACGATGTGGGCGTTGCCCGCGTGCAAATCAAATGCACGCACCATCATCACAACCCGATGCAACGCGTCCATGGCGGCCTGATTGCGGCGCTTGCCGATGCGGCGATGGGGATTGCGTTTGGTCGGACTCTGATGGACGACCAAGACTTTTCGACGATTGAAATGAAAGTCAATTTCATTCGTCCCGTCCGCGACGGAATGATCATCGCGAAAGCTCGGGTCGTCGAGCGTGGTTTGCGAATCGGTTTCGTCGACTGCGAAATCACCACCCTGCGTGGGAAGCGAGTCGCCACCGCCACGTCGACTTGCACCGTCGTCAGCAAGTGA
- a CDS encoding BBP7 family outer membrane beta-barrel protein, with protein MDPSKSASTCLNIATVQESTSASLLLQRVSRPVQWLRPLTIGGVVAAVLLTTALPASAQVRTKRPDRDVYQSPQIDASQLESVEVEPLGATRSQASSSQSRTASRSDSSVPRDRQNVDPRDSESWQGELQPVGHNEVILTQPGTRIIESHQAINQPRVFEEPTVIYDQSYGQEMEFGGGMHGGGCDHCGSFDVGCGCESVGCGMGGCDSMGCDSGCGCGRGISNGSICFSRDQWFGGIDLMLMFRNGDRLPPLVTTGPSTDPVTAGQLNQAGTSVLAGGTTEYKDASFGLRLTLGTWLDSSQCRSLVFRGWAVAEESFSFGSDQNRHAVLTRPFFATDVTPAEQATIVAAFPGAASGSIHARGSSNVFGGDISVRQFLFGQYGGTVDLLYGYQYMRLDENLNVSSESLSLDGTFGPAGSVISVADSIDAINDFNGGQLGLSTRYREGCWSFQGLAKVGFGSLRRTAKRSGSTRRENGSDVFVEPEGLLVRSTNSGTTTDHAFGWVPELDMSLGWHRFPHFDVTLGYHIIAMTDALQVSGAIDPNLASNLSSPLVGSQTPSPALRYDTFYVQGIHFGLQYVY; from the coding sequence ATGGATCCGTCGAAATCCGCAAGCACCTGTCTGAATATTGCCACGGTGCAAGAGTCGACCAGTGCTTCATTACTGTTGCAACGTGTTTCCCGTCCTGTTCAATGGCTGCGGCCGTTGACGATCGGTGGCGTCGTTGCGGCTGTGTTGTTGACGACCGCACTGCCAGCTTCGGCTCAGGTGCGAACCAAGCGACCTGATCGCGACGTCTATCAATCGCCGCAAATCGATGCGTCCCAGTTGGAATCGGTCGAGGTCGAACCGCTAGGGGCCACGCGAAGTCAGGCGTCCAGTTCGCAATCTCGAACCGCGTCCCGATCGGATTCGTCGGTTCCCCGTGATCGGCAAAATGTTGATCCACGGGATTCGGAATCTTGGCAGGGCGAGCTTCAGCCGGTTGGCCACAACGAGGTCATCTTGACCCAGCCGGGAACTCGCATCATCGAATCGCACCAAGCGATCAACCAACCAAGGGTCTTCGAAGAACCCACCGTGATCTATGACCAGTCCTATGGCCAAGAGATGGAGTTCGGCGGCGGAATGCATGGCGGTGGCTGTGATCATTGTGGCAGCTTCGATGTTGGCTGCGGATGTGAATCGGTCGGCTGTGGCATGGGCGGTTGCGATTCGATGGGATGCGACAGCGGCTGTGGATGCGGGCGTGGCATTTCGAACGGATCGATCTGTTTTTCCCGCGATCAATGGTTCGGCGGCATCGACCTGATGTTGATGTTCCGGAATGGCGATCGGCTTCCTCCATTGGTGACCACGGGGCCAAGCACGGATCCAGTCACGGCGGGCCAGTTGAATCAAGCCGGCACGAGCGTCTTGGCGGGTGGGACCACGGAATACAAAGATGCATCGTTTGGTTTGCGTCTGACACTGGGAACATGGTTAGACAGTTCGCAGTGCCGCAGTTTGGTTTTCCGCGGTTGGGCAGTTGCCGAAGAATCGTTCAGCTTTGGCAGCGACCAAAACCGCCATGCCGTGCTGACACGTCCGTTCTTTGCGACCGATGTGACGCCAGCGGAACAGGCTACGATTGTCGCCGCGTTTCCAGGTGCAGCTTCTGGATCGATTCACGCTCGCGGCAGCAGCAACGTGTTCGGTGGTGACATCTCGGTTCGTCAATTCTTGTTCGGCCAGTACGGCGGAACCGTCGACTTGCTGTACGGTTATCAATACATGCGATTGGACGAAAACCTAAACGTGTCCAGCGAATCGCTGTCGCTGGACGGTACCTTTGGGCCAGCCGGGTCGGTGATTTCAGTCGCTGATTCCATCGATGCGATCAATGATTTCAACGGTGGCCAATTGGGGCTGTCGACTCGCTACCGTGAAGGTTGCTGGTCGTTCCAAGGGTTGGCGAAGGTCGGCTTTGGATCGCTGCGACGAACGGCCAAACGAAGCGGTTCGACACGCCGCGAAAACGGATCAGATGTCTTCGTCGAACCCGAGGGATTGTTGGTGCGGAGTACCAACAGCGGTACGACGACCGATCACGCGTTCGGCTGGGTACCGGAATTGGACATGTCGCTAGGCTGGCACCGATTCCCTCACTTTGACGTGACGCTTGGCTATCACATCATCGCGATGACCGATGCTTTGCAAGTCTCGGGCGCCATCGATCCGAACCTGGCATCGAACTTGTCCTCGCCACTGGTGGGATCCCAGACGCCATCACCGGCACTGCGGTATGACACGTTCTACGTGCAAGGGATTCACTTCGGGCTACAGTACGTTTACTAG
- a CDS encoding metallophosphoesterase family protein, whose protein sequence is MFLALFGGDINLSGRLLAIGDIHGCRTALEKLLEAIAPTPDDIVVTLGDYVDRGPDSRGVIDTLIDLGRRTRLVGLLGNHEEMMLSVVREGESHHSWLRHGGVETLDSYGFDGDLDFLPAEHEAFFDSLGDYFEHGDYFFTHAAYDPDTPLEQQPADLLRWYSLTEGLPARHRSGKTAVVGHTANRDGEVLDIGHLLCIDTYCYGGGWLTAVDLGNRQYWQVSEAGVLR, encoded by the coding sequence ATGTTTTTGGCTCTATTTGGCGGAGATATCAATTTGTCCGGGCGACTGCTTGCAATTGGCGATATTCATGGCTGCCGAACGGCGCTAGAGAAACTGTTGGAGGCGATCGCCCCAACGCCGGACGATATTGTGGTGACGCTGGGGGATTACGTGGACCGTGGCCCCGATTCACGAGGCGTGATCGACACCCTGATCGACCTGGGGCGGCGAACCCGGTTGGTCGGTTTGTTAGGAAATCACGAGGAAATGATGCTTTCGGTGGTCCGCGAGGGGGAATCCCACCACAGTTGGCTTCGCCATGGCGGCGTCGAAACCCTGGATAGCTATGGTTTTGACGGCGATCTGGATTTCCTGCCGGCTGAACACGAGGCTTTCTTTGATTCCCTGGGCGACTATTTCGAGCATGGGGACTATTTCTTTACCCACGCGGCCTACGATCCGGACACGCCCCTGGAACAGCAACCGGCGGATTTGCTGCGTTGGTATTCGTTGACCGAAGGGTTGCCCGCACGCCACCGAAGCGGCAAGACAGCCGTCGTCGGGCACACGGCGAACCGCGACGGCGAGGTCCTGGATATTGGTCACCTGCTGTGCATCGATACCTATTGCTACGGCGGCGGCTGGCTGACCGCTGTCGATCTGGGAAACCGTCAGTATTGGCAGGTTTCCGAGGCTGGGGTTCTGCGCTAG
- a CDS encoding vWA domain-containing protein, with protein sequence MSTIPPLSADSNLPIGANAATPVGSSLDSSSEADPVSGLDRSASATGGPRDDVPADDDLEAWPEDELDDESILESSETVAMIGSLLVHLIIILSLALVPLQLIEDEEAVVIVSKPPAETIEKVEMIDEVTYSDVPQLRVGANSLAETEMAEASAEIFAEISEIPSPVELEQSDRGDFLLNEFFDQAVAPLDKLENQKGKVGQGAEGAVGAVDRITFELLKSMEERPTTIVWLFDESGSLHRQRREIRDRFDRIYTELGIAQSNQAAAFRRNDDDYPLLTSVIGFGSQVKLYTEDPTDDLDEIKDIIDNIPVDSSGEEKVFSAISSAVNEFRSLRRSRGSHGPQRNVLFIVVTDEKGDDDNLLEPSIDSCRKWGIPVYVIGVPAPFGRQHTLVKYVDPDPKFDQTPQWAQVDQGPETYLPERVQVGFTGNFEQEPVIDSGFGPYALTRLCYETGGIYFTVHPNRNVNRQVRRGELDAFASDLKYFFDPIAMSRYRPDYLSQSDYIAKVKASPLRQSLVMAAQLKPTTGLSRPQTRFVRRGEAQLSGDLTRAQQTAAVLETPLLRMAQTLEPGMKARDQEESPRWRAGFDLAMGRVLAQKVRTETYNAMLARGKLGMSFQDAKNNTWVLNPSDDISVGSKWKSEAELAKELLTTVVNDHQGTPWALLAKEELEVPIGWTWEEEFTDLTPPAQRGGGNNNNNPAPPKDDQARMLKKAPKRPLPKL encoded by the coding sequence TTGTCGACCATTCCCCCTCTGTCTGCAGACTCTAACCTTCCCATCGGCGCCAATGCGGCGACGCCGGTCGGGTCATCGTTGGATTCCAGCTCAGAAGCGGATCCCGTTTCAGGCCTGGACCGTTCGGCGTCAGCGACCGGCGGTCCCCGCGACGATGTCCCAGCCGACGACGACTTGGAGGCCTGGCCAGAAGACGAGTTGGACGATGAATCGATTCTAGAGAGCAGCGAAACAGTCGCGATGATCGGCAGCCTGCTGGTCCACCTGATCATCATCCTGTCGCTGGCCCTGGTCCCGCTGCAACTGATCGAAGACGAAGAAGCGGTTGTGATCGTGTCGAAGCCGCCGGCCGAGACCATCGAAAAAGTCGAAATGATCGACGAGGTCACCTACAGCGATGTGCCCCAACTTCGCGTCGGTGCTAACAGTTTGGCCGAGACCGAGATGGCCGAAGCATCCGCCGAAATCTTCGCCGAGATCTCGGAGATCCCCAGCCCCGTCGAACTGGAACAATCCGATCGTGGCGACTTCCTGCTGAACGAGTTCTTTGACCAAGCGGTCGCACCGCTGGACAAGTTAGAGAATCAAAAAGGGAAAGTCGGCCAGGGGGCCGAAGGAGCCGTGGGGGCAGTCGACCGAATCACTTTCGAACTCCTGAAATCGATGGAGGAACGTCCCACCACGATCGTGTGGTTGTTTGACGAAAGCGGTTCGCTGCATCGCCAACGCCGCGAAATCCGTGACCGATTCGATCGCATCTACACCGAACTGGGGATCGCTCAGAGCAACCAAGCGGCCGCCTTTCGCCGCAACGATGATGATTACCCTTTGCTGACCTCGGTGATCGGATTCGGCAGCCAAGTCAAACTTTACACCGAAGATCCCACCGATGACTTGGACGAGATCAAGGACATCATCGACAACATCCCGGTCGATTCCAGCGGCGAGGAAAAGGTCTTCTCGGCCATCTCGTCCGCGGTGAACGAGTTTCGATCGCTGCGCCGAAGTCGTGGAAGCCACGGGCCACAGCGCAATGTGTTGTTCATCGTCGTAACGGACGAAAAAGGGGACGACGACAATCTGTTGGAACCGTCGATCGATTCCTGCCGCAAATGGGGAATCCCGGTGTACGTGATCGGCGTGCCAGCCCCGTTCGGACGTCAGCATACGTTGGTCAAATACGTTGACCCCGATCCCAAATTTGACCAAACGCCACAGTGGGCCCAAGTCGACCAAGGCCCGGAAACCTATTTGCCCGAACGCGTCCAAGTTGGATTCACCGGCAACTTTGAACAAGAACCTGTCATCGACAGCGGCTTTGGTCCCTATGCGTTGACGCGGTTGTGTTACGAAACAGGCGGCATCTATTTCACCGTGCACCCCAATCGCAATGTCAACCGCCAAGTGCGTCGCGGTGAACTGGACGCGTTCGCATCGGATCTGAAGTACTTCTTTGACCCGATTGCGATGTCCCGCTATCGCCCCGATTACCTTTCGCAGTCGGATTACATTGCGAAGGTCAAAGCCAGCCCACTGCGTCAATCGTTGGTCATGGCCGCGCAATTGAAACCGACCACCGGCCTCAGCCGACCACAAACACGTTTCGTCCGTCGTGGCGAAGCGCAACTTTCGGGCGACTTGACGCGTGCCCAACAAACCGCTGCGGTCCTAGAGACGCCGCTGCTGCGAATGGCTCAGACGCTGGAACCGGGCATGAAGGCTCGTGATCAAGAAGAAAGCCCTCGTTGGCGTGCTGGATTCGACTTGGCGATGGGCCGTGTCCTGGCGCAAAAGGTACGTACCGAAACGTACAACGCGATGCTGGCACGTGGAAAACTAGGCATGTCATTTCAAGATGCCAAGAACAACACGTGGGTGCTGAACCCCAGCGACGATATCTCCGTCGGCAGCAAATGGAAAAGCGAAGCCGAATTGGCCAAAGAACTTCTGACCACCGTCGTCAATGACCACCAAGGAACCCCTTGGGCGTTGCTGGCCAAAGAGGAACTGGAAGTGCCGATCGGATGGACATGGGAAGAGGAGTTCACCGACCTGACTCCGCCGGCCCAGCGGGGTGGTGGGAACAACAACAATAACCCGGCACCGCCCAAAGACGATCAAGCCCGGATGCTGAAGAAAGCTCCCAAACGACCGCTCCCCAAACTCTAA
- a CDS encoding sulfatase-like hydrolase/transferase yields MLRSLALSVWLIGCVVTGASAADDRPNIVVLLCDDLGYGDLECYGHPHIQTPHLNRLAQGGIRFTDCYSAAPVCSPSRVGLLTGRSPNRAGVYDWIPPAKNQTADRRNLVHMRAGEVTIPALLRKAGYQTAMAGKWHCNSAFNDDRQPQPGDFGFDHWLATQNNALPSHKHPKNFVRNGNPVGATDDFSCQVVASEAIDWLAKTDDDKPFFLYVPFHEPHEPVASPEAIVAKYRDVANSEDQAQYFANVHNVDLAVGRIIDALDQSGRRDNTLVIFTSDNGPETLNRYASANRSYGTPGHLRGMKLHTTEAGFRVVGIMNWPAAIQAGQTVSVPVSSLDFLPTFCRLGHAETPAAATLDGTDFGPALTGHPIDRSKPLVWVYFNAINEHRVAMRDGKWKVIAKLDGGSFPKMQNVTRSDLDRIRSAKLTDIEVYDLEMDTSEQTDLAQSDPAMAAEWAAKLTTAYQELVNHSHVW; encoded by the coding sequence ATGCTGCGCTCCCTTGCCCTGTCCGTCTGGCTGATCGGCTGCGTTGTCACCGGTGCCAGCGCGGCCGACGATCGCCCGAACATTGTGGTCCTCCTTTGTGACGACCTCGGGTATGGCGACCTAGAATGTTATGGGCACCCTCACATTCAAACGCCCCATCTGAATCGACTCGCCCAGGGTGGCATTCGATTCACCGACTGTTATTCCGCAGCCCCCGTGTGTTCGCCGTCTCGGGTCGGACTGTTGACCGGGCGAAGTCCCAATCGCGCGGGCGTCTATGACTGGATCCCACCAGCGAAAAATCAAACGGCCGATCGCCGGAACCTCGTGCACATGCGGGCTGGCGAAGTCACGATCCCTGCCCTCTTGCGGAAGGCGGGCTATCAAACGGCCATGGCTGGCAAATGGCACTGCAACAGTGCGTTCAATGATGACCGGCAACCGCAACCGGGTGACTTTGGTTTCGACCACTGGTTGGCGACTCAGAACAACGCGTTGCCATCGCATAAGCATCCCAAGAACTTTGTCCGTAATGGAAACCCCGTCGGTGCAACTGACGACTTCAGTTGCCAAGTGGTCGCCAGCGAAGCGATCGATTGGCTGGCGAAGACCGATGATGACAAGCCATTCTTTCTGTATGTTCCCTTTCACGAGCCGCACGAACCGGTCGCGTCACCAGAGGCAATCGTGGCCAAGTATCGCGATGTCGCCAATAGCGAAGACCAAGCACAGTACTTTGCAAACGTGCATAACGTCGACTTGGCAGTCGGGCGGATCATCGATGCGTTGGACCAATCCGGACGCCGGGACAACACATTGGTCATCTTCACTTCGGACAACGGTCCCGAAACGTTGAACCGTTATGCCTCGGCGAATCGATCCTATGGCACGCCCGGCCATCTTCGCGGGATGAAACTTCACACGACCGAAGCAGGCTTCCGAGTGGTCGGGATCATGAACTGGCCCGCGGCCATCCAGGCTGGTCAAACCGTGTCTGTGCCTGTTTCGTCACTGGATTTCCTGCCGACGTTTTGTCGTTTGGGGCACGCCGAAACGCCGGCGGCAGCAACTCTAGACGGCACCGACTTTGGGCCGGCGCTGACGGGTCACCCCATCGACCGCAGCAAGCCGTTGGTGTGGGTCTACTTCAACGCGATCAACGAACACCGCGTCGCCATGCGTGATGGCAAGTGGAAAGTGATCGCAAAGCTGGACGGCGGCAGCTTCCCCAAGATGCAGAATGTGACACGCAGCGACTTGGACAGAATCCGAAGTGCTAAGTTGACGGACATCGAGGTCTACGATCTGGAAATGGATACCTCCGAGCAGACCGACCTGGCACAGTCCGATCCAGCGATGGCTGCCGAATGGGCAGCCAAACTGACGACTGCTTACCAAGAACTAGTCAACCATTCACACGTCTGGTAA
- a CDS encoding DUF485 domain-containing protein → MNDSNATSMEIRRHNTRLGLWLFLIYLALYLGFVLINAFAANVMETIVIAGLNLAIVYGFGLIVAALVMALIYGVMCRSEGEAK, encoded by the coding sequence ATGAATGATTCAAATGCCACGTCGATGGAAATCCGTCGCCACAACACACGCCTCGGGTTGTGGCTATTCCTGATCTACCTAGCGTTGTACCTAGGCTTTGTGTTGATCAACGCCTTTGCCGCCAACGTGATGGAAACCATCGTGATTGCGGGTCTGAACTTGGCAATTGTCTACGGATTTGGACTGATCGTCGCCGCCTTGGTGATGGCTTTGATTTATGGCGTGATGTGCCGTAGCGAAGGAGAAGCCAAGTGA
- a CDS encoding sodium/solute symporter yields MIYEPSMMAVVVFLLFVFVTVGISFFLGRNAKSSEGYFAAHGQIPWAVNGVAFAGDYLSAASFLGICGMISTYGYDGFLYSIGFLAGWIVALFVIAEPMKRLGRFTFADALDAKFNSRGIKAAAGISTLVVSIFYLIPQMVGAGVLIQPLLGYPHWVGVVMVGIVVIVIVVTAGMVSTTWVQFLKGSLLVIFSAVLVVMLLKGGFKTDTTTFASIGPIPTDSLVAETIDGRKVLPSSDGWQDEPYVRLASTDSVGYDIYRIEAIDDSDKILLRRAQSMTKIDGQTMIDGAPLGIEEGQKQLLPVGHIAELPGGETETGPLGPIEFFNTIRDSEIVLWGNQSIAHANGTKTTVYFQKLTPGTHVLRPGEHPKFAGIRGDNAIDKLNFLSLMLALFCGTASLPHILIRYYTVKDGAAARKSTIVGIATIGFFYVLTLYLGLGAMTSGALDLSDSNMAAPLLARSISPWLFAIISAIAFTTVLGTVSGLILASSGAVAHDLLGGVMGIELESHQQVRVAKLAAVAVGAIAIVLGILFKEMNVSYLVGWAFSIAASANLPALVMLLFWKRTTKEGIIASVVVGAASSLGWILLSADTYAKVYGLDPADAIAPFSQPGIVTIPLAFVTLIVVSLMSRPHEDAPTSAGTT; encoded by the coding sequence GTGATTTACGAACCCTCCATGATGGCGGTGGTTGTTTTTCTGCTGTTCGTTTTTGTAACGGTCGGGATCAGTTTTTTCTTGGGCCGCAATGCCAAGTCTTCCGAAGGCTACTTCGCCGCGCACGGGCAGATCCCTTGGGCCGTCAATGGCGTCGCCTTTGCCGGTGACTATCTATCGGCTGCATCGTTCCTGGGCATCTGTGGAATGATCTCGACCTACGGCTACGATGGGTTCCTGTACTCCATTGGTTTCTTGGCCGGTTGGATCGTCGCCCTATTCGTGATCGCCGAACCAATGAAACGGTTGGGACGGTTCACGTTCGCCGATGCGTTGGATGCGAAGTTCAATTCGCGAGGGATCAAGGCCGCTGCTGGGATCAGCACTTTGGTCGTCAGCATCTTTTACTTGATTCCGCAGATGGTCGGCGCCGGCGTATTGATCCAACCTCTGTTGGGTTACCCGCACTGGGTTGGTGTGGTGATGGTAGGCATCGTGGTGATCGTCATCGTGGTTACCGCCGGGATGGTGTCGACGACCTGGGTGCAATTCCTCAAGGGATCCTTGTTGGTGATCTTCAGCGCGGTTTTGGTGGTGATGCTGCTCAAAGGCGGCTTCAAGACGGACACCACAACCTTTGCATCGATTGGTCCAATTCCGACCGATTCGTTGGTCGCAGAAACGATTGATGGGCGAAAAGTGTTGCCCAGCAGTGATGGTTGGCAGGACGAACCTTACGTCCGTTTGGCCAGTACCGATTCGGTGGGCTATGACATTTACCGCATCGAAGCCATCGACGACTCCGACAAGATCCTGCTGCGTCGGGCTCAGTCGATGACCAAGATCGATGGGCAGACCATGATCGACGGAGCTCCGTTGGGGATCGAGGAAGGACAGAAGCAACTGTTGCCGGTGGGGCACATCGCCGAGCTTCCTGGTGGCGAAACGGAAACGGGCCCCTTGGGACCGATTGAGTTTTTCAACACGATTCGTGACAGCGAAATCGTGCTGTGGGGGAACCAATCGATCGCTCACGCAAATGGCACCAAAACAACGGTTTACTTCCAGAAGCTAACACCGGGAACGCACGTGCTGCGTCCGGGGGAACACCCTAAATTTGCCGGGATTCGCGGTGACAACGCCATCGACAAGTTGAATTTCTTGTCATTGATGCTGGCGTTATTTTGTGGAACCGCATCGCTGCCGCACATTCTGATTCGGTATTACACGGTCAAGGACGGCGCGGCTGCCCGCAAGAGCACGATCGTCGGCATCGCGACGATTGGTTTCTTTTACGTGCTGACGCTGTACTTGGGATTGGGAGCCATGACCAGTGGCGCGTTGGACCTTTCCGACAGCAACATGGCGGCGCCATTGTTGGCACGCAGCATTAGCCCATGGTTGTTCGCGATCATTTCAGCGATCGCATTCACCACCGTGCTGGGCACCGTCAGCGGTTTGATTTTGGCCAGCAGTGGCGCGGTCGCACATGACTTACTTGGTGGCGTGATGGGAATCGAACTGGAGAGTCACCAGCAGGTTCGAGTTGCCAAGTTGGCGGCGGTTGCAGTGGGTGCGATCGCGATCGTTTTGGGCATTTTGTTCAAAGAGATGAACGTCAGCTACTTAGTCGGCTGGGCCTTCAGCATCGCGGCCAGTGCGAACTTACCGGCGCTTGTCATGTTGTTGTTTTGGAAGCGAACGACCAAGGAAGGCATCATCGCCAGCGTGGTGGTTGGAGCCGCGTCATCGCTGGGCTGGATTTTGTTGTCGGCCGACACCTACGCCAAGGTTTATGGCCTGGATCCTGCGGACGCCATTGCTCCGTTCAGCCAACCCGGCATCGTCACAATCCCATTGGCCTTCGTCACATTGATCGTGGTATCGCTGATGTCACGTCCCCACGAAGACGCACCTACCAGTGCAGGGACGACCTAG